Within Primulina tabacum isolate GXHZ01 chromosome 5, ASM2559414v2, whole genome shotgun sequence, the genomic segment TTTCGTAACCTCAGGCCAATCCTGAGAAGCTACAACCTAtatttaaaaacatattttggCAATCTTGATTTCATAAACAAAACAATTAATATGCCAAAAAAGTTTATTTCAGGTTATCAGCTATACCGCAGCAATAGATGGACTCGACTCCTCTCCATTTTCGGGATGTGTCACATCTGCTCCAAATATGATTGTAGGAATATCACTCACCAACGGTATTCTGCAGCTTATGGCATCCAAGAGTACGGTATTTCTCCCACCCATCTATTCAACAGAAAAACAATTCAAAAAACTTGTGAAACATTAAGCCCTATCGTGTGCTGTTCCAACAAGTGATCGTACCTTCACATTTATTTTCAAGGACACATTAGCCAAATATTGTTTGTTGATCTTGAAGACGTGTTTCGTAAGGCAGCACTGGGATATCAAACCAAGATCGGTTTCGCATATTCTCTTTAAATCACCTATCACCAGAGACATGGATGTAACATATTGTcaatattcttaaaaaaaaaaactgcatCTCAAAAATGGCATACCGTATAATGACCCATTGTTGTCTGGTAAAATAGCTAGCAGAAGCTCTAATTCTTTTCCTTTTAATTTGTTCATGCATGAGTGATACACGTGCTTCAACGCTTTCTCCACTTGATCGGGACGGGCTGTGTAGACTGGAATAATGGGTTCTGGATTAAATTCCTGTAAAGATAAGATGGTTTTTGTGACGTGTTTTAACAGGGATGTCAGGAAAAAAGATGAACTGCAAAATGGAAGGAAATCTACCATGCCAGATACTTGACACATTTGAGCCAGCTCATTACAAAATCCACGAGCAACACTATCTTGAACACTTCTTGAAAAGTTAATGCATGCCCAACGGTTAACAGTCATGCCGTTGATCATTTTCTGCGATATCAAATCCATGTACATGATTATGTGTAAGCCTAACATTTTATGATCAaggaacaaaaaaattaatattgaaAATGTTAGAACCTTGTTCATCATGTTCCACTGCCCAACTTGTGGTAGACAATCCTTTTCCTTCCCCGTCTCATGGTATTTCAGCTGCatataaaattctcaacaaTCTGAGTGGCAAAATCAAGCACATTACAGAAAATAAAGATGTTTCATGAAATGGCAACTCTACTTACCCAGGGAGCAGGGAGAACTCTTGCTTCCACAGAAGCTAATTTTTCACTTATATTAATTCCAAACTCCTTTGCATAAGGATCTTGATCATAACCATTGTGTTGAACAGTCTAAAATTGAAGATCATAGACAAGAAATCGGGTTTAATCAAAACTTTCATAAGATGTAGATAAAAATTGAATcccataaataaaataatgaaagttATATGGGGTAGTAGATACTCTTAACGTGGAATACCTGTAGAATATCATTCTCTCTATCCCTAGGCCTCTGACACGTAACCTTTAGAAGAGAGGTAATTTGTTTTTCACTCAACCTTTTTGTGTATCGTTGCCCCTCGACAATTTTACATGCCTAGAGAGAATAGCGATGAACACTTTAAAAATCGTCATACAGACTAAAACCGAAATATACTTGCTACTAGCCCATTCTGACCTCCATCGGTAAGTAGTTGGCCTTCTTCTGGTTTCCCACTTGAAGGCAAGGCAGATGAGTGTGCTGAATTGTGAAACCATACATTTCTTGAAAATATTCAACAACAGACTTCATGGTTGAGTTGTCATCCACAGGAAATCTAAAACCAAATAGAATGACTAGATTACTTCCAATTGTTTGTTGACCTTACCGTTTAAGAGTACTTCAACAAACATTTAAGTCGAAGTAAAAGCAAGGAAATTAGGTTCATACAAGATTTCTAGTAAAGCAGTCGGCGTTAAAGATTATTCATTGTACCACAGGACTATATCGTGTTCTAATGTTTGATGACATATATACTTGTACAGTAAGTGTGTTGCAACTCACCAAATTGTAAGGACAATTAAAAGATAATGTCTCTCCAAAAAGCAGTGCGAACTCCTCCTATAGGCTAAATTTATTGACACGACTCTTGTTCAAGGttactttttatgttataatttttctttcaaactgATGCCTACTAGAAAAGAAACTTTACTCGAAGATATCAAAACTTATGAATCTAATAATTCATTTGCACAGATATCTTACACTAGTTCTCGAGTGGGTTGAGTTGTTATGCCAGAGACGCGATATTTTCTCCGTACATTACCCCGGTGAGTAACTTCAACTTTCACTCCTCTAAGAGCCTTCTTAACCTGGATAAAGTTGTGGGTCATCATATTTACAAGAAAATCAGATGAACAACTGATTCTAATCCCTGTCACGTAAAATGAGCACGTACCTTGACACGGTCAGAATCAGACAATGGCCTTGACAACACATCTTTCCCCAGAAGTTGGGCAACAAACTCCATCACCGGAAGAGCCTCAATAAATGCAGCAGAAGCAATATCTACAGACCGTGAAAGGAATATTTCAGTAAGAATATATATCAAATCATTTGTGTTTGCGACATTTCCAAGTAACGTTAAAAATGAAAATCAATTACCAATGTTCAGCGACAAGCCCATCTGCGTAGGCCTTATACTCTGGTAGAACCCACACCATGCCTCTAACCCATCACCAATACGTTGTGGTTTCCGGATAGCAGGAGAAAAGAATGATCTCCCAACAGGGCAGTACCTATTTGCAAGAGCGTGTTAAACTTAGTTTTTCTATTTAAGAAAACATCAGTAAGTAATATCAATAGGATCAAACTCATTAAGAAGTGTTTTTCTCTTACTTTTTCATTGAAAGCTCTCTCAGTACAATATCCAGAATTTGAAGTGCTTCCTTGGGACCCTCTGCCCGCTTACCCGCAAGAAATTGACCCAAATGATGTAAGTTTGCCCGAGCAACAAACTTGATCGCTACTTTGTATTCCCTCACTCTCCTGGAAATGTTTTGAAACAAAACTTAAGAATTACAATTGTAACATACAACTGCAAACTTTCTAACATATACAATCACACTTGAGATGAATTACTACTAAAACCAAAATTACACATTCCTCAAAAGACATCCTCACAAAGTGAATTGAACCATAACATCCTCAAAAGGGCGGATCCAGGAATTGAATCGAGGGGAGGACTTATAATAGATTTGGGAGCGGGTTAACTAGCATTTTCAGAAATCTGCACAAAATTATTCTTCTTTATTTTTTGTGAGGCGAAGCTCTAGCTCCTGCTGAGTCAATCGTTAGTTGGTGATATGCTGATAGCAATGAAATCTTACTTGGGACCATTGACATTGTCCTCCTCATCGATAAGCTTAATAGTGAACTCCTTCCAAACAAAAGGGAGCTCACCAGCCGTGTACAAACTTTTTCTTCCATCATATGCAGGTAATCTCATCCCCAAATCAGATTCTCTGTGCAATTTCACCAGTTCTGCTATAATAGCTCGATTCACCGTTCTTGATGCTACTTCAGGGGTAATGTTTACCTGTAAGCGAAACACCAAACAATTAAAAGTACACAAAAAACAAGAAACAAGAAGATACAGATGTCCCACGTGTAAGACTCCTTAATGCCACATAATCAAGGGACATATGAACTTACAGAACTACTCAATTATACCAGCAAAGATACATcagaaaaaaaatgaagaaaacatCCATAAGCATAATGAATGTCAGCCCCAAGGGCCCCAAATGTTTGTCATAGAGCTTCTCAAGTGCATCATTTATGACAACAATGTAACCTGCAAGCATGCCTAATTTAAGGCCATGATAATGAAAAAGTACGCTTACATCATACTGATTCAAGTCCTTGTTTGGTAATTCAGCAAAGAAATGGTTAGCCTTCACAATGCATCTTGTCCCTAGCTGACCATACCCTGGCCTGGATGCAAAATTCAATGACTTGCTTGAAGAAGGAAAGCCATTCTCTATTTCAGAAAAGCTAACACCTCCGTTCTGGTATGATCCATTTAATAAAGCAGGTACGATAGCTCCAACAGGCTCCGGAGTAACCGGTTTACTTGCGGTAGTGCAAGGCCTGGAACTTGGCGGCATAAAGGCGTCACCTTGGTCCGATTTCCTGCCACCTCTTCCCCTTCTCCGACCTCGATTTCTTGATACTGGGGATGACTGGTTTTGAGGCTTAGTGTTTTGGGATTCTTGAGTAGGTGGCGGTGGTTTACCATTTTGAATTGTCTTTGGGTTCTTCTGAACTGAGTTCATAGTGTTCTGTAATGGCTTGATAACCAAATGTTGTTCTGAATTTTCTTTCATTTGCCTCATAGGCATGATTGAGATGGTGAAGGTGGGCTTTTACTTCTCGATTTAATATGTAAAGAGCGCAATAATCTGTCTGTTCGAAATTGATATTCTTGACCAAAAAGCAAGCAATTTCCAATTTTCCACTTATTCTCCTTGCTTATAGGCCTTCAAGGATTGTAGATTCCCTGTGCATAAATAAATagcaaaaaaaataagaaaaagaagtAGAAAAGGAGGCATGTCAGCAGGATGACCCAAAATGAAAAGCGTATGCAAAAatggtaaaaaaatatataataacgCATCAAGATTTCACACGCAAAAGCAAAAGGGCAGGCATTAAAAAATTCAGATCTTTAATGCAGACTACAGGGGTTTCCATTTCACTGCAATTTCAAAGGACCAAAATAGCTCACATATGTTTCAACAACCACCTAAAAATAAACTCCACCGGGAAGACAAATCAGCAGTAATAGTTTTTGCAGCAAAAGaaactttaaatttaaaataaatttcttgaACTTTACTAATTGTACAGCCTTTACAAGAGAAGGTGAActttagaaaaaaaaacatagtgcgtacagtttaaaaaaaatagagaggGAGACCCGTTCATGAACGCTATAAATTGAGAAAAGAActtcaaaattaatttaaaaacccACTATTCACAGTGTTGGAGATTTAAGCTTGGACTGAGCAAAACTACGTACATGCGGAGACAAAAGCAAACGCTACCAAGAATCCGAAACCCTCTTCGAATCTTCTGTTTTGAAACCAATATATGCGTTCAAGAAGAGAAGAAGCatataaaatctttaaaaaaatgatGCACATGTGCACATATATAGAAATAATATTCAAATTAGATAACTAGAATGAAATCTAATCAAATAGTGGAAATACCCAGAAGACAAAACCATCCTTCATCTTGTCCCCTAACCAAAACCAAGACTTCCAGCAGCAAAACAGAGAAATGTGAATAAATCCAAGATAGTAATGACACAAAACATATATAGATACAAGCATATACATACAGCCACATATTTGTACGCTAGTGTTTATGTGTGTTATCCTACACAAGCATAAATAAATGTGAGGACCTAATATGACTGCTCAAGAAagagaataaattaaaatacacctaGAAAGCAACAAAAAAGCAACCAAAAGCAACAGCTAGTAGCGCATATACACAAAACCATTGAATTAAAAGGAATAAACGTTGAAAAACTCACCGAGAAATCAACATCCCAAGAAGATGAAACCAAACAGCATTGCTTCACAGAAAATGACGCCTCCTAAAGCAAAGATTGGATACAAGAAACAATTAAAATAGCTCAAAAACTTGGACTCACCAACGTTGGGCAATGATGACACCATGAAAGACTGGATCTTTTTTCTTGAATCAATGCTTTGAAACCTGAAATGGGCTTTAATCATTACAATATAGACAGGTTTAAAAAGATGAGAACTGGAAAATTTTAAAGGAGGCGTGAAAAAGAGTCGGGAAAAAGGTTGGGTTAAAAAAGATGGTTTCTTTGGAGTGGGTTTAGATTGCGTATATAATGAAAGAGAGAGGACTCGAAGTGCGCAAAAGTGTGGGTTTTGAAATGGGGAGGAAAATAGtgaagaagatgatgatgatgaaaatgaatcTTTTATACACGCATGCAAGTGCTTTTGGTGTTTCTTTATCACGTGTAGAAGGCTTTATGTGAAGCCACTACTCTTCCTCCTTTTGCTTTTTCTTCAGAAAACACTGCTATCCATGTATAGATATAGGTATTGTGTATGTATATTTATGTGTTTtggaaatttatattttttaattaattttttatgttatttaatttagtattatctttgtgttttttttttttggcaaaaTTAGTGATCCATGATCCATGTTGTGCTTATTTGATGTTGACATTGTGT encodes:
- the LOC142547720 gene encoding protein argonaute 10-like isoform X1, with amino-acid sequence MPMRQMKENSEQHLVIKPLQNTMNSVQKNPKTIQNGKPPPPTQESQNTKPQNQSSPVSRNRGRRRGRGGRKSDQGDAFMPPSSRPCTTASKPVTPEPVGAIVPALLNGSYQNGGVSFSEIENGFPSSSKSLNFASRPGYGQLGTRCIVKANHFFAELPNKDLNQYDVNITPEVASRTVNRAIIAELVKLHRESDLGMRLPAYDGRKSLYTAGELPFVWKEFTIKLIDEEDNVNGPKRVREYKVAIKFVARANLHHLGQFLAGKRAEGPKEALQILDIVLRELSMKKYCPVGRSFFSPAIRKPQRIGDGLEAWCGFYQSIRPTQMGLSLNIDIASAAFIEALPVMEFVAQLLGKDVLSRPLSDSDRVKVKKALRGVKVEVTHRGNVRRKYRVSGITTQPTRELVFPVDDNSTMKSVVEYFQEMYGFTIQHTHLPCLQVGNQKKANYLPMEACKIVEGQRYTKRLSEKQITSLLKVTCQRPRDRENDILQTVQHNGYDQDPYAKEFGINISEKLASVEARVLPAPWLKYHETGKEKDCLPQVGQWNMMNKKMINGMTVNRWACINFSRSVQDSVARGFCNELAQMCQVSGMEFNPEPIIPVYTARPDQVEKALKHVYHSCMNKLKGKELELLLAILPDNNGSLYGDLKRICETDLGLISQCCLTKHVFKINKQYLANVSLKINVKMGGRNTVLLDAISCRIPLVSDIPTIIFGADVTHPENGEESSPSIAAVVASQDWPEVTKYAGLVCAQAHRQELIQDLYKTWHDPVRGTVSGGMIRDLLVSFRKATGQKPQRIIFYRDGVSEGQFYQVLLFELDAIRKACASLEPNYQPPVTFIVVQKRHHTRLFANNHRDKSSTDKSGNILPGTVVDSKICHPTEFDFYLCSHAGIQGTSRPAHYHVLWDENNFTADGIQSLTNNLCYTYARCTRSVSVVPPAYYAHLAAFRARFYMEPDAQDNVSQGGKGARGIFGECGVRPLPALKDNVKRVMFYC
- the LOC142547720 gene encoding protein argonaute 10-like isoform X2, with translation MPMRQMKENSEQHLVIKPLQNTMNSVQKNPKTIQNGKPPPPTQESQNTKPQNQSSPVSRNRGRRRGRGGRKSDQGDAFMPPSSRPCTTASKPVTPEPVGAIVPALLNGSYQNGGVSFSEIENGFPSSSKSLNFASRPGYGQLGTRCIVKANHFFAELPNKDLNQYDVNITPEVASRTVNRAIIAELVKLHRESDLGMRLPAYDGRKSLYTAGELPFVWKEFTIKLIDEEDNVNGPKRVREYKVAIKFVARANLHHLGQFLAGKRAEGPKEALQILDIVLRELSMKKYCPVGRSFFSPAIRKPQRIGDGLEAWCGFYQSIRPTQMGLSLNIDIASAAFIEALPVMEFVAQLLGKDVLSRPLSDSDRVKVKKALRGVKVEVTHRGNVRRKYRVSGITTQPTRELVFPVDDNSTMKSVVEYFQEMYGFTIQHTHLPCLQVGNQKKANYLPMEACKIVEGQRYTKRLSEKQITSLLKVTCQRPRDRENDILQTVQHNGYDQDPYAKEFGINISEKLASVEARVLPAPWLKYHETGKEKDCLPQVGQWNMMNKKMINGMTVNRWACINFSRSVQDSVARGFCNELAQMCQVSGMEFNPEPIIPVYTARPDQVEKALKHVYHSCMNKLKGKELELLLAILPDNNGSLYGDLKRICETDLGLISQCCLTKHVFKINKQYLANVSLKINVKMGGRNTVLLDAISCRIPLVSDIPTIIFGADVTHPENGEESSPSIAADWPEVTKYAGLVCAQAHRQELIQDLYKTWHDPVRGTVSGGMIRDLLVSFRKATGQKPQRIIFYRDGVSEGQFYQVLLFELDAIRKACASLEPNYQPPVTFIVVQKRHHTRLFANNHRDKSSTDKSGNILPGTVVDSKICHPTEFDFYLCSHAGIQGTSRPAHYHVLWDENNFTADGIQSLTNNLCYTYARCTRSVSVVPPAYYAHLAAFRARFYMEPDAQDNVSQGGKGARGIFGECGVRPLPALKDNVKRVMFYC